The following coding sequences lie in one Oryza brachyantha chromosome 10, ObraRS2, whole genome shotgun sequence genomic window:
- the LOC102704454 gene encoding probable methyltransferase PMT21 produces the protein MKYSKEAKPERGASGRSRAVPVALLFLLLCAFSFYLGGIYSTGRSLLDVAASNGIISFQPPPAASAVAIEKESAFPVTTKAAVFPECPADYQDYTPCTDPKRWRKYGNYRLSFMERHCPPPVERKECLVPPPQGYKAPIRWPKSKDQCWYRNVPYDWINSQKSNQHWLRKEGDRFIFPGGGTMFPNGVGAYADLMAELIPGMRDSTVRTALDTGCGVASWGGDLLGRDILTLSLAPRDNHEAQVQFALERGIPAILGIISTQRLPFPSGAFDMAHCSRCLIPWTEFGGLYLLEVHRVLRPGGFWALSGPPVNYENRWHGWNTTAAAQKADLDRLRRMLASMCFKPYSKKGDIAVWQKSSDPACYDKLTPVSTPAKCDDSVDPDAAWYVPMRSCLTAPNPRYKKLALDATPKWPQRLAVAPERIATVPGSSAAAFKHDDGKWKLRTKHYKALLPALGSDKIRNVMDMNTVYGGLAASLVKDPVWVMNVVSSYGPNSLGLVYDRGLIGTNHDWCEAFSTYPRTYDLLHLDGLFTAESHRCEMKFVLLEMDRILRPTGYAIIRENTYFLDSIATIAKGMRWNCDKHDTEYKADKEKVLICQKKFWSGKNTQH, from the exons ATGAAGTACAGCAAGGAAGCAAAGCCGGAGAGGGGGGCGAGCGGGCGGTCGAGAGCCGTGCCGGTGgcgctcctcttcctcctacTCTGCGCCTTCTCCTTCTACCTCGGCGGGATCTACAGCACCGGCCGCAGCTTGCTCGATGTCGCCGCAAGCAATGGCATCATCAGCTTCCAGCCGCCTCCTGCTGCGTCTGCCGTTGCCATTGAAAAGGAGAGTGCTTTCCCCGTCACCACCAAGGCCGCCGTCTTCCCCGAGTGCCCCGCCGACTACCAGGACTACACCCCCTGCACGGATCCCAAG CGGTGGCGCAAGTACGGCAACTACCGGCTGAGCTTCATGGAGCGGCActgcccgccgccggtggagcGCAAGGAGTGCCTGGTGCCGCCGCCACAGGGCTACAAGGCGCCCATCCGGTGGCCCAAGAGCAAGGACCAGTGCTGGTACAGGAACGTCCCCTACGACTGGATCAACAGCCAGAAGTCCAACCAGCACTGGCTGCGCAAGGAAGGCGACAGGTTCATcttccccggcggcggcaccatGTTCCCCAATGGCGTCGGCGCCTACGCCGACCTCATGGCGGAACTCATCCCGGGCATGAGGGACAGCACGGTGCGCACCGCGCTCGACACGGGATGCGGCGTTGCCAGCTGGGGAGGCGACCTGCTAGGCCGGGACATCCTCACGCTGTCGCTGGCGCCCAGGGACAACCACGAGGCGCAGGTGCAGTTCGCGCTCGAGCGCGGCATCCCGGCCATCCTCGGCATCATCTCCACGCAGCGCCTGCCCTTCCCGTCGGGGGCCTTCGACATGGCGCACTGCTCCAGGTGCCTCATCCCGTGGACGGAGTTCGGCGGCCTCTACCTGCTGGAGGTGCACCGCGTGCTCCGGCCGGGAGGGTTCTGGGCGCTGTCCGGCCCGCCCGTCAACTACGAGAACCGGTGGCACGGGTGGaacaccaccgccgccgcgcagaaGGCCGACCTCGACCGCCTCAGGAGGATGCTGGCCTCCATGTGCTTCAAGCCCTACAGCAAGAAGGGGGACATCGCAGTGTGGCAGAAGTCCAGCGACCCGGCATGCTACGACAAGCTGACGCCGGTGTCCACCCCGGCCAAGTGCGACGACAGCGTCGACCCGGACGCCGCCTGGTACGTGCCCATGCGCTCCTGCCTCACCGCGCCCAACCCGCGGTACAAGAAGCTGGCGCTGGACGCAACGCCCAAGTGGCCGCAGCGCCTCGCCGTGGCCCCCGAGCGCATCGCCACCGTCCCCgggagcagcgccgccgccttcaaGCACGACGACGGCAAGTGGAAGCTCCGGACCAAGCACTACAAGGCGCTTCTGCCGGCGCTGGGGAGCGACAAGATCAGGAACGTGATGGACATGAACACGGTGTACGGAGGGTTGGCGGCCAGCCTCGTCAAGGACCCCGTCTGGGTCATGAACGTCGTCTCCTCCTACGGGCCCAACTCGCTCGGCCTCGTCTACGACAGAGGCCTCATCGGCACCAACCACGACTG GTGCGAGGCTTTCTCTACCTACCCCAGGACGTACGATCTATTGCATCTTGATGGTTTGTTTACTGCAGAGTCTCACAG GTGCGAGATGAAGTTTGTACTTCTTGAGATGGACCGTATCCTTC